The following coding sequences lie in one Candidatus Eisenbacteria bacterium genomic window:
- a CDS encoding carbohydrate ABC transporter permease, whose translation MRRKLGAPVLYAMLLLGAVVTLTPLLWMIAASFMHTGEAATVPPRFIPREATLEHYRALFTRLDLTRCLLNSSIISVSVTLLSLLINSMAGYAFGKLRFPGRERLFRVLLMGLMIPAQVGMLPLFLLLKQMGLVNTYAGVFIPYLANIFGIFLIRQYVQGVPDDLLDAARIDGAGEFRIFRVVVLPLIRPILVTLAAFTFISVWNDFLWPLIMLSDEAKYTLPVALAGLVGEHVQDTELMMAGSVITTLPVLAVFLFFQRVYVKGIMAGGVKG comes from the coding sequence ATGAGGAGGAAGCTCGGCGCGCCGGTTCTCTACGCGATGCTCCTTTTGGGGGCGGTGGTGACTCTTACCCCTCTTCTCTGGATGATCGCGGCGTCCTTCATGCACACAGGCGAGGCGGCGACCGTCCCGCCCCGCTTCATCCCCCGCGAGGCGACCCTCGAACATTACCGGGCGCTTTTCACCCGCCTCGACCTGACGCGATGCCTGCTGAACAGCTCGATCATCAGCGTCTCGGTGACCCTTCTCTCCCTGCTGATCAATTCCATGGCCGGCTACGCCTTCGGGAAGCTCCGTTTTCCGGGACGGGAACGCCTCTTCCGCGTTCTCCTCATGGGGCTGATGATCCCGGCGCAGGTCGGCATGCTCCCCCTCTTCCTTCTTCTCAAGCAGATGGGGCTCGTGAACACCTACGCGGGGGTCTTCATTCCTTACCTGGCGAACATCTTCGGCATCTTCCTCATCCGCCAGTACGTGCAGGGGGTGCCGGACGATCTTCTCGACGCGGCGCGCATCGACGGCGCCGGCGAGTTCCGCATCTTCCGCGTCGTGGTGCTCCCCCTGATCCGTCCGATTCTGGTCACGCTTGCGGCGTTCACCTTCATCAGCGTTTGGAACGACTTCCTCTGGCCGCTCATCATGCTGAGCGACGAGGCGAAGTACACGCTCCCGGTGGCGCTGGCGGGCCTCGTCGGCGAGCACGTGCAGGACACGGAGCTGATGATGGCCGGCTCGGTGATCACCACCCTCCCGGTTCTCGCCGTCTTCCTCTTCTTCCAGAGGGTCTACGTAAAGGGGATCATGGCGGGCGGGGTGAAAGGTTAG
- a CDS encoding discoidin domain-containing protein → MKNGLALFLLAAVLSIVSSAGAADTVSGTETILLDDFASLDGWTAHPSDGVEAVLREENGALRVDFRFLSGAGYAVFRKDFAVNLPENYAFTFRVRGDAPPNHLEFKLIDATGENVWWSVLRDHEFPNEWETIRIKKRKISFAWGPAGGGEPSEIAAIEFAVTAGSGGSGTVWIDDLALTPLPPPNPNPPAPVVAGCSSFRPGHEPEKAIDGDDNTYWSTVEGDTDHWIEFDLGVPRELSGLYVLWHVRPRKIDIRVSDDGNEWRLIRDAKWRTIYCGGVNFYRLELVFLPETEATRLRLDMKSTHLGIKEIRIQPLEWAATRNDIFERITENSPRGMYPRGMTGEAVYWTTVGADGGIVNGLISEDGAVEVGPGSFSIEPFLFDDLYTTGWDGSEITYSLKESLFPVPTVTRRHRDLLLEITAFAVEKEAASSMVMHYRLRNKKRYPQRGQFLLALRPFQVNPPYQFLNVTGGTARVDSIENSGSKVRVNGRKWVFFLRKPDGSFPAVFEKGMRIKMFTESRWGNGYIPFCKDWDSVTDPFGAASAVFVYPYYIPPGEEMRVDWVIPLDGEPILPEEEGEAAAAEWVDRELEKAIERWRERLGPVTIDLPDKEVENTLKSQIGYILVNRAGPAIRPGTRSYARSWIRDGALTSSALLRLGIDEPAREFLEWFAPHQYESGKIPCVVDDRGADPVPEHDSSGEFLFLIAEIVRYTKDRALADEMWPRAEAAAAYLDSLRGTRRTDEYRTPEKRHFFGLLPPSISHEGYSAKPMHSYWDDFWALRGFRDAAYLAGVVGREAERERWAAVAEEFAADLAASIAAAMEHHGIDYVPGCADLGDFDPTSTTIALSPVGAGDLAPEGAIRRTFERYGEFFEERRTTGKWEAFTPYELRNIGAFARLGMRGEIAGMLEWFLRYRRPQGWNHWAEVVWKEERLPRFIGDMPHTWVGSDFIRSVLDMLAFVRESDGAIVVGAGIPVEWLAGEGVSVKNLQTPYGTIGFIMLHEGEETRIDVEGTAMPPGGIELRAPFDGSIESATVNGAPASPGPEGEILVRALPARVVLKR, encoded by the coding sequence ATGAAAAATGGGCTCGCCCTTTTTCTTCTCGCCGCCGTCCTCTCGATCGTTTCGTCCGCCGGCGCGGCGGACACCGTCTCGGGGACGGAGACGATCCTTCTCGACGACTTCGCAAGCCTCGATGGATGGACCGCCCATCCCTCCGACGGGGTGGAGGCGGTTCTCCGCGAGGAGAACGGCGCGCTCCGCGTCGATTTCCGTTTTCTCTCCGGCGCCGGCTACGCCGTCTTCCGCAAGGATTTCGCCGTCAATCTCCCGGAGAACTACGCCTTCACCTTCCGCGTGCGCGGCGACGCGCCTCCGAACCATCTGGAGTTCAAGCTGATCGACGCGACCGGCGAGAACGTCTGGTGGTCGGTTCTCCGGGACCACGAATTTCCGAACGAGTGGGAGACGATCCGGATCAAGAAGAGGAAGATCTCCTTCGCCTGGGGACCGGCGGGCGGGGGCGAACCGTCGGAGATCGCGGCGATCGAGTTCGCCGTCACCGCCGGGAGCGGGGGTTCGGGGACGGTCTGGATCGACGACCTCGCCCTCACGCCCCTCCCGCCGCCCAATCCGAATCCCCCCGCGCCGGTCGTCGCCGGCTGTTCGTCCTTCCGGCCGGGACATGAACCGGAGAAGGCGATCGACGGGGACGATAACACCTATTGGAGTACTGTCGAAGGCGACACCGATCATTGGATCGAATTCGATCTGGGCGTCCCCCGGGAACTCTCCGGGCTGTATGTACTGTGGCATGTTCGTCCACGTAAGATCGATATTCGGGTTTCGGATGATGGAAACGAATGGCGCCTGATACGCGATGCGAAATGGCGAACAATCTACTGCGGTGGTGTAAATTTCTATAGATTGGAATTGGTCTTTCTGCCCGAGACGGAGGCGACCAGGCTTCGATTGGATATGAAGTCTACACATCTTGGGATTAAAGAAATACGGATCCAACCGCTCGAATGGGCGGCGACGAGAAACGACATCTTCGAGAGGATCACGGAGAACTCGCCCCGGGGGATGTACCCGAGAGGGATGACCGGCGAGGCGGTCTACTGGACGACGGTCGGCGCCGACGGCGGAATCGTCAACGGATTGATCAGCGAAGACGGGGCCGTGGAGGTCGGGCCGGGATCGTTCTCCATCGAGCCGTTCCTATTCGATGATCTCTATACTACCGGTTGGGACGGATCGGAGATCACTTATTCCCTCAAGGAGAGTCTCTTTCCTGTTCCGACGGTGACCCGACGACACCGCGACCTTCTTCTTGAAATCACCGCTTTTGCGGTGGAGAAGGAGGCGGCATCATCAATGGTCATGCATTATCGATTGAGAAACAAAAAGAGATATCCCCAAAGGGGCCAGTTCCTATTGGCTCTCCGGCCTTTCCAGGTCAATCCTCCCTATCAGTTTCTGAATGTAACCGGCGGGACGGCGAGAGTGGATTCGATCGAGAATAGCGGATCGAAGGTGCGTGTGAATGGAAGGAAATGGGTATTTTTCTTGCGAAAACCGGATGGTTCTTTTCCCGCCGTTTTCGAAAAGGGAATGAGGATCAAGATGTTTACGGAATCGCGTTGGGGTAATGGATACATTCCTTTTTGCAAAGACTGGGATTCCGTGACCGATCCCTTCGGCGCCGCGTCGGCTGTGTTCGTCTACCCCTATTATATTCCCCCCGGCGAAGAGATGCGTGTCGATTGGGTAATCCCTCTCGACGGTGAGCCGATCCTTCCGGAGGAGGAGGGAGAGGCCGCCGCCGCGGAATGGGTCGACCGGGAACTGGAGAAAGCGATCGAGAGATGGCGGGAACGCCTCGGACCGGTGACGATCGACCTCCCCGACAAGGAGGTGGAAAACACGCTGAAGAGCCAGATCGGCTACATCCTGGTGAACCGCGCCGGTCCCGCGATCCGTCCCGGGACGCGCTCCTACGCCCGCTCCTGGATACGGGACGGGGCGCTCACCTCCTCGGCGCTCCTCCGCCTCGGGATCGACGAGCCGGCTCGGGAGTTCCTCGAATGGTTCGCGCCGCACCAGTACGAGAGCGGCAAGATCCCCTGCGTCGTCGACGACCGGGGCGCCGATCCCGTTCCGGAGCACGACAGCTCAGGCGAGTTCCTCTTCCTGATCGCCGAGATCGTTCGCTATACGAAGGATCGCGCGCTCGCCGATGAGATGTGGCCCCGCGCCGAGGCGGCGGCGGCGTACCTCGACTCCTTGCGCGGCACGAGGCGCACCGACGAGTACCGTACGCCGGAGAAGAGACACTTCTTCGGGCTCCTTCCCCCTTCGATCAGCCATGAAGGATACTCGGCGAAACCGATGCACTCCTACTGGGACGACTTCTGGGCGCTCCGCGGATTCCGGGACGCGGCCTACCTCGCCGGCGTCGTCGGGCGCGAGGCGGAGAGGGAACGCTGGGCCGCGGTCGCGGAGGAGTTCGCCGCCGATCTGGCCGCCTCCATCGCGGCGGCGATGGAGCACCACGGGATCGACTACGTTCCCGGATGCGCCGACCTGGGAGATTTCGATCCCACGTCGACCACAATCGCTCTCTCTCCCGTCGGCGCCGGGGATCTCGCCCCCGAGGGGGCCATCCGCCGCACCTTCGAACGGTACGGGGAGTTCTTCGAGGAACGGCGGACCACCGGCAAGTGGGAGGCGTTCACCCCCTATGAGCTCCGGAACATCGGCGCCTTCGCCCGTCTCGGCATGCGGGGGGAGATCGCCGGGATGCTGGAGTGGTTCCTCCGTTACAGGCGGCCGCAAGGTTGGAACCACTGGGCGGAAGTGGTCTGGAAAGAGGAGAGGCTCCCCCGTTTCATCGGCGACATGCCGCACACATGGGTCGGCTCCGACTTCATCCGTTCCGTGCTCGACATGCTCGCCTTCGTCCGCGAATCGGACGGGGCGATCGTCGTGGGAGCGGGAATACCCGTCGAATGGCTGGCCGGCGAGGGGGTGAGCGTGAAGAATCTACAGACCCCCTACGGGACGATCGGATTCATCATGCTGCACGAGGGGGAGGAGACGCGAATCGACGTGGAGGGGACGGCGATGCCCCCCGGCGGAATCGAACTCCGCGCCCCCTTCGATGGATCGATCGAGTCGGCGACCGTGAACGGCGCGCCCGCCTCGCCCGGCCCGGAGGGGGAAATCCTCGTGCGCGCCCTTCCGGCGCGGGTCGTGCTGAAGCGGTGA
- a CDS encoding beta-glucosidase gives MSESSWAEKNDPPPRSSRFPEGFLWGAATSAYQIEGSPLADGAGPSNWHRFTHAPGGTEDGSTGDVASDHYRRAGGDADLMKEMGLGAYRFSIAWSRIFPDGGNSINRAGLDFYSRLVDLLLDRGIRPCATLYHWDHPAALDERGGWLDPSMEERFAAYASVAFRALGDRVSMWMTINEPWVIAHAGFMAGVHPPGHRSAAETAKVSRALLRAHGLALRAGRAEGAAPIGLVANLEPKEPASDAEEDRAAAERGDIYMNRQYLDPVLLGRPPAGLPDIYGPAWVDYTPEDLALIGEPIDFLGVNYYTRAVVRRDGGALPDRESSVRLEDSLYTETGWEVHPEGLTRVLLRLKELYGSIPLYVTENGAAFPDPPRAEGETVEDPLRVAYLRSHLKAAREAIRRGAGLRGYFVWSLMDNLEWSRGFTKRFGVFHVDYATQKRTWKRSGRFYRKVIETNGGVLDGEERG, from the coding sequence ATGTCCGAATCATCCTGGGCTGAAAAGAACGATCCCCCTCCGCGCTCCTCCCGTTTCCCCGAGGGTTTTCTCTGGGGGGCGGCGACCTCCGCCTATCAGATCGAAGGATCTCCTCTGGCGGACGGGGCGGGGCCGAGCAATTGGCACCGTTTCACCCACGCCCCCGGCGGGACCGAGGACGGCTCCACCGGCGACGTGGCATCCGATCACTACCGGCGCGCCGGCGGCGACGCGGATCTCATGAAGGAGATGGGGCTCGGCGCCTACCGCTTCAGCATCGCCTGGTCCCGGATCTTCCCCGATGGAGGGAACTCGATCAACCGGGCGGGCCTCGATTTCTACTCCCGCCTCGTCGATCTCCTTCTCGATCGGGGGATCCGACCCTGCGCCACCCTCTACCACTGGGACCATCCCGCCGCTCTGGACGAGCGCGGCGGATGGCTCGATCCCTCCATGGAGGAACGATTCGCCGCCTACGCGTCGGTGGCCTTCCGCGCGCTCGGCGATCGGGTCTCCATGTGGATGACGATCAACGAGCCCTGGGTGATCGCCCATGCTGGATTCATGGCGGGAGTACATCCCCCCGGACATCGGAGCGCGGCGGAGACGGCGAAGGTCTCGCGCGCCCTCCTTCGGGCCCACGGCCTCGCCCTCCGGGCGGGGCGGGCCGAGGGGGCGGCGCCCATCGGCCTGGTGGCCAACCTGGAGCCCAAGGAGCCGGCCTCGGACGCCGAAGAAGACCGGGCGGCGGCGGAACGGGGCGACATCTACATGAACCGCCAGTATCTCGATCCGGTCTTGCTCGGGCGGCCGCCCGCGGGTCTCCCGGATATCTACGGCCCGGCGTGGGTCGACTACACGCCCGAGGATCTGGCGCTCATCGGCGAACCGATCGATTTTCTGGGCGTCAACTACTACACGCGCGCCGTGGTGCGGCGCGACGGCGGCGCGCTGCCGGATCGCGAATCGTCGGTGCGCTTGGAGGACTCTCTTTATACCGAAACCGGTTGGGAGGTCCACCCCGAAGGGCTCACGCGCGTTCTTCTGCGGCTGAAGGAGCTCTACGGGAGCATCCCCCTCTACGTGACGGAGAACGGCGCCGCTTTCCCCGATCCGCCCCGCGCGGAGGGAGAGACGGTGGAGGATCCACTCCGCGTCGCCTACCTGCGTTCCCACCTGAAAGCGGCGCGCGAGGCGATCCGCCGCGGCGCGGGCCTGCGCGGCTACTTCGTCTGGTCCCTCATGGACAATTTGGAATGGAGCCGGGGGTTCACCAAACGGTTCGGCGTTTTTCACGTCGACTATGCCACCCAAAAGCGAACGTGGAAGAGGAGCGGCCGCTTCTACCGGAAAGTGATCGAGACGAACGGCGGCGTTCTCGACGGGGAGGAACGAGGATGA
- a CDS encoding sugar ABC transporter permease, translating to MVERRQSRAAWFFLTPAFFLIVVFFFLPILAGFVLSLTDFDIYSIGSLKNARFVGFRNYAGTLRGGEFWNALRNTAYFVFLGGPLSVLTSLAAALLVNARLVRFKGVFRTVYFAPVVTTLVAVAIVWRYLYHPRYGLLNFALAKCGVPAVDWLGDPAWAMPAIILMSVWKNFGYNMLIFIAGLQSIPEELYEAARVDGAGFLRSFRHITLPGLAPTFLFVSVLTMIGSFQLFAEPYVMTQGGPLRSTTSVILLMYEEGFRWWRLGKASAIAFLLFVIVMAGTMIQLRFRREEQE from the coding sequence ATCGTCGAACGGCGGCAGAGCCGGGCGGCGTGGTTCTTCCTCACGCCGGCCTTCTTCCTGATCGTGGTCTTCTTTTTCCTCCCCATCCTGGCCGGTTTCGTTCTCAGCCTGACCGATTTCGATATCTACTCCATCGGGTCCCTGAAGAACGCGCGTTTCGTGGGGTTCCGCAACTACGCGGGGACCCTCCGGGGCGGGGAGTTCTGGAACGCGCTCCGGAACACGGCGTATTTCGTTTTTCTGGGCGGGCCCCTCTCGGTGCTCACCTCCTTGGCGGCCGCGCTCCTGGTGAACGCGCGGCTCGTCCGCTTCAAGGGAGTTTTCCGGACCGTCTATTTCGCGCCGGTCGTCACCACGCTGGTGGCGGTCGCGATCGTCTGGCGCTATCTGTACCACCCGCGCTACGGCCTCCTCAACTTCGCGCTGGCGAAGTGCGGCGTCCCCGCCGTGGACTGGCTCGGCGACCCGGCCTGGGCGATGCCCGCCATCATTCTGATGTCCGTCTGGAAGAACTTCGGCTACAACATGCTCATCTTCATCGCGGGGCTGCAGAGCATACCGGAGGAACTCTACGAGGCGGCCCGCGTCGACGGCGCCGGCTTCCTGCGGAGCTTCCGCCATATCACCCTCCCCGGCCTCGCGCCGACCTTTCTCTTCGTCAGCGTGCTCACCATGATCGGCTCCTTCCAGCTCTTCGCCGAGCCTTACGTGATGACCCAGGGGGGACCGCTCCGGAGCACCACCAGCGTGATCCTGTTGATGTACGAAGAGGGTTTCCGATGGTGGCGCCTCGGTAAGGCGTCGGCGATCGCTTTCCTCCTCTTCGTGATCGTCATGGCCGGGACGATGATCCAACTGCGGTTCCGCCGGGAGGAGCAGGAATGA
- a CDS encoding glycosyl transferase yields the protein MRQTSHFPPLDGRGERTPPARFLGNGRYTVLMTGAGTGRSSWEDYALTRWSGDPLEDDTGLLFYLRDEESGRFWSIGRHPLPSGAAGYRAEWEPGVVTIDRRQGGIDARMETCVPTGADLEIRRITLANRSVRERRLELTGYAEIVLDQPGAYAAHPAFSKLFVQTAHDSRTGALFARRRGRSGSERHPRMFAALSGAGKLEFETDRALFLGRGRSPADPLALSAGTPLSGSSGNVLDPVFALRRKALLRPGGEARFLFLMGVAPVEEDALALVRTWTDEGAAERAFAGSRERARGCIDDSELGEDRAEYYEALAGAILYGQRSLRAAPEVLECLRGRPEDLARFGLSPGTPYIVLRADSPEGALLLPEMRSALRYWKKSGIDFPLVVFTNDPSLAQSPEKPFDDGGTVHFIDRETIPAERADLLEAAARLVLTREMPDLCRGGAVEIVPPAGETAGKARHDAGGASVFPEGDGDLLFPNGFGGFTPDGSEYVIRLRPGADGKLRLPPLPWINVIANDRVGFLVSERGAGCTWSGNSREHRLTPWANDPLRDPHGEALYMRDEESGEFRSPLPGPADGPEECEVRHGFGYTLFRGKSLGIEQEVTFFVPTRDPVKITRVRLTNRSGETRRLGLFSHRRLVLGATPEESGRFVVTRFEPNGKALLAENRFAGSFARAVTFAAAVAPAATGPTYYSCDRAAFLGAGGDAARPAALLHDDPPGGETGANLDPCFTEKISIELPPGGSAECAFLFGEGSNAEEVRSLIARYRADGAVERALDVAREEWRRMRSGLCIRTPVPALDIMVNGWLPYQAVACRLRGRTALYQSGGAFGFRDQIQDASALVYLRPEKTREQILLHAAHQFVEGDVLHWWHPPEDAGIRTRFADDRLWLPYITTFYVETSGDDAVWRVPIPYLTAPLPAEGVDEVFVRPRPSGLSGDLYDHCVRAIDLSLAVGDHRLPLFGTGDWNDGMNRVGRLGKGESVWMGFFLFALLERFIPVCEERGDAERAARYRAAREGLGKALNDSGWDGDWYLRGFYDDGTPLGSRESAECRIDALAQAWSVLSGAAPPDRAERALDSAEKHLVSEKDGLIRLLTPPFADTPQDPGYIKGYLPGVRENGGQYTHAALWLVAALAERGRRGRAADLLEMLSPVTRAGSPEGVAVYRAEPYVIAADVYGEPPHLGRGGWTWYTGSAAWMYRVAVESILGLRLEGGKALRIRPRVPDEWPRCSVRFRVPGRETVYEIEMENPNRRAEKVTAAELDGRPLPVEKGSVRIPFDEDGQTHHVRIILG from the coding sequence TTGCGACAGACTTCCCACTTTCCCCCCCTCGACGGACGTGGAGAGAGGACCCCTCCCGCCCGATTTCTTGGCAACGGCCGGTATACCGTGCTCATGACCGGCGCGGGAACGGGAAGGTCGAGCTGGGAGGATTACGCGCTGACCCGTTGGAGCGGCGATCCCCTCGAGGACGACACCGGACTCCTCTTTTATCTTCGGGACGAAGAGAGCGGGAGGTTTTGGTCGATCGGCAGGCATCCCCTCCCATCGGGGGCCGCGGGTTACCGCGCGGAGTGGGAACCGGGGGTGGTCACCATCGACCGCCGGCAGGGGGGAATCGATGCCCGCATGGAGACGTGCGTACCCACCGGCGCGGACCTCGAAATCCGCAGAATCACGCTCGCCAACCGGTCCGTTCGGGAGCGTCGATTGGAACTGACCGGGTACGCGGAGATCGTGCTGGATCAACCAGGCGCGTACGCCGCCCACCCGGCGTTCTCCAAGCTCTTCGTGCAGACCGCGCACGACTCCCGGACGGGCGCGCTTTTCGCGAGACGCCGCGGCCGGTCCGGTTCGGAGCGACATCCCCGGATGTTCGCCGCGCTCTCCGGCGCGGGAAAGCTCGAGTTCGAGACGGACCGCGCCCTCTTTCTCGGCCGTGGTCGATCCCCGGCGGACCCGCTCGCCCTCAGCGCCGGCACGCCCCTCTCCGGTTCTTCCGGCAATGTGCTCGACCCCGTTTTCGCGCTCCGTCGAAAGGCGCTCCTGCGTCCGGGCGGCGAGGCTCGCTTCCTCTTCCTGATGGGCGTGGCGCCCGTCGAAGAGGACGCCCTCGCGCTGGTCCGGACCTGGACGGATGAAGGCGCGGCCGAGCGCGCATTCGCCGGATCCCGGGAGAGGGCGCGCGGATGCATCGACGACTCGGAACTCGGGGAGGACCGGGCGGAGTATTACGAGGCGCTCGCCGGAGCGATTCTTTACGGCCAACGTTCCCTTCGGGCCGCGCCGGAGGTGCTCGAATGTCTTCGGGGACGGCCGGAGGACCTCGCGCGTTTCGGCCTCTCTCCCGGTACGCCCTACATCGTCCTGCGCGCCGACTCTCCGGAGGGAGCCCTCCTTCTCCCGGAGATGCGAAGCGCCCTTCGCTACTGGAAAAAGTCGGGGATCGATTTTCCCCTCGTCGTTTTCACGAACGACCCGTCACTCGCCCAATCTCCGGAGAAACCGTTCGACGACGGAGGGACGGTGCACTTCATCGACCGGGAAACGATACCGGCGGAGAGGGCGGATCTCCTCGAGGCGGCGGCCCGCCTGGTCCTTACGAGGGAGATGCCCGATCTCTGCCGCGGAGGCGCCGTGGAGATCGTACCCCCCGCCGGGGAAACGGCGGGGAAAGCGCGACACGACGCCGGAGGCGCGAGCGTCTTCCCCGAAGGAGACGGCGATCTTCTTTTCCCCAACGGCTTCGGGGGATTCACGCCGGACGGCTCGGAGTACGTGATCCGCCTCCGCCCCGGGGCGGACGGAAAACTCCGTCTTCCCCCCCTCCCGTGGATCAACGTGATCGCCAACGACCGAGTCGGCTTCCTGGTGAGCGAGAGAGGCGCCGGTTGCACGTGGAGCGGGAACAGCCGCGAGCACCGTTTGACCCCATGGGCGAACGATCCCCTGCGCGATCCCCACGGCGAGGCGCTTTACATGCGCGACGAGGAGAGCGGCGAGTTCCGGTCCCCCCTTCCCGGACCGGCCGACGGCCCGGAAGAGTGCGAGGTACGGCACGGATTCGGATACACCCTCTTCCGGGGAAAGAGCCTCGGCATCGAGCAGGAGGTCACATTCTTCGTCCCCACGCGGGACCCGGTGAAGATCACACGCGTGCGCCTGACGAACCGGAGCGGTGAAACGCGCCGGCTCGGCCTTTTTTCGCATCGCCGTCTGGTGCTCGGCGCGACCCCCGAGGAGAGCGGCCGCTTCGTAGTCACCCGTTTCGAACCGAACGGGAAGGCGCTCCTCGCGGAAAACCGTTTCGCCGGCTCCTTCGCGCGGGCGGTGACATTCGCCGCCGCCGTCGCCCCGGCCGCGACCGGTCCGACCTATTACAGTTGCGACCGCGCCGCCTTTCTCGGCGCCGGAGGAGACGCGGCCCGTCCGGCGGCGCTCCTCCACGACGATCCGCCGGGGGGAGAGACGGGGGCGAACCTGGATCCTTGCTTCACGGAAAAAATATCGATCGAACTCCCGCCCGGCGGTTCGGCGGAGTGCGCCTTCCTCTTCGGAGAGGGATCGAATGCGGAGGAGGTCCGGTCGCTGATCGCGCGGTACCGGGCGGACGGGGCGGTCGAACGCGCCCTGGACGTCGCGCGGGAGGAGTGGCGGCGGATGCGATCCGGCCTGTGCATCCGAACGCCGGTCCCCGCCCTCGACATCATGGTGAACGGCTGGCTCCCCTATCAGGCCGTCGCCTGCCGATTACGGGGGAGAACCGCCCTCTACCAGTCCGGCGGCGCCTTCGGCTTCCGCGATCAGATCCAGGACGCCTCGGCGCTCGTCTACCTTCGCCCGGAAAAAACCCGCGAACAGATCCTCCTTCACGCGGCGCATCAGTTCGTCGAGGGAGACGTCCTGCACTGGTGGCATCCCCCGGAAGACGCGGGCATCCGCACGCGGTTCGCCGACGATCGGCTCTGGTTACCATACATAACGACTTTTTATGTCGAAACGTCCGGGGACGATGCCGTCTGGCGCGTCCCGATTCCCTACCTGACGGCGCCTCTTCCGGCGGAGGGCGTCGACGAAGTGTTTGTCCGACCCCGCCCATCCGGGTTGTCCGGCGACCTCTACGACCACTGCGTCCGGGCGATCGATCTCTCTCTCGCCGTGGGCGATCACCGGCTCCCCCTCTTCGGCACCGGGGACTGGAACGACGGCATGAACCGGGTGGGACGCCTGGGGAAAGGGGAAAGCGTCTGGATGGGGTTCTTCCTCTTCGCCCTGCTGGAACGATTCATCCCGGTCTGCGAGGAGCGTGGGGACGCCGAACGCGCCGCCCGGTACCGCGCCGCGCGCGAGGGACTCGGGAAGGCGCTGAACGATTCCGGTTGGGACGGCGACTGGTATCTCCGGGGCTTCTACGACGACGGGACTCCACTCGGATCGCGGGAGAGCGCGGAGTGCCGCATCGACGCGCTGGCCCAGGCGTGGTCGGTCCTCTCCGGCGCGGCGCCCCCGGATCGCGCCGAACGAGCGCTCGACTCCGCCGAAAAGCACCTGGTCTCGGAAAAGGATGGCCTGATCCGCCTGCTCACTCCTCCCTTCGCCGACACGCCGCAGGATCCCGGATACATCAAGGGATACCTGCCCGGCGTCCGCGAAAACGGCGGGCAGTACACACACGCCGCTCTCTGGCTGGTCGCGGCCCTGGCCGAGCGAGGACGGCGCGGACGCGCGGCGGATCTCCTCGAGATGCTCTCGCCGGTCACGCGCGCCGGCTCGCCGGAAGGGGTCGCCGTCTACCGCGCCGAGCCCTATGTGATCGCCGCGGACGTTTACGGCGAGCCGCCCCATCTGGGGCGCGGCGGCTGGACCTGGTACACCGGCTCGGCGGCCTGGATGTACCGGGTCGCCGTCGAATCGATCCTGGGCCTCCGCCTGGAGGGAGGGAAGGCGCTCCGGATCCGGCCGCGCGTGCCGGACGAGTGGCCGCGCTGTTCCGTTCGATTCCGGGTTCCGGGGAGAGAGACGGTCTACGAAATCGAGATGGAGAACCCGAACCGCCGCGCGGAAAAGGTGACGGCGGCGGAATTGGACGGCCGCCCCCTTCCGGTGGAAAAAGGCTCCGTTCGCATCCCCTTCGACGAGGACGGCCAAACCCATCATGTCCGAATCATCCTGGGCTGA